GCCCCGTCGCGATGTCATAGACCCAGCCGTGCAGCATCGGCCGCTTGCCCCGCGCCCACGCATCGCGAATCACGGGCGTTCGTGACAGGATGCCCAACTGCTGCAGCACATTCAGGTCCGAGAGCTTGGACACCTTCTCCGACGGATCCGTAATCGGATCCAGCTCGTCCCGATGCCAGCGGATCGTGTTGCGCACGTCGCTGAGCCAATGGTCCACCAGCCCGTTGGTCTCCGGGCCCAGGGCCGCCTTGAGCGCCCCGCAGTTCGTGTGCCCGCAGACCACGACGTGCGGCACATCGAGCACGTGCACGGCGTAGGTCAACACCGACAGGATGTTGATGTCCGTGCTCCACACCTGGTTGCCGATGTTGCGGTGCACGAAGATCTCGCCCGGCTGGGCCCCGGTCATCTTCTCCAGCGGCACGCGGCTGTCCGAACAGCCGACGATCAGAAACGTCGGCTGCTGGCTGCCCTCCGTGCGCTTGAAGAACTCCGGGTCTTCGGCCACCATCTCGGCGGCCCACTTACGGTTGTTGTCGAGCAGGGCCTTGAAGGATTCCACGGCAGGGTCTCGAGGTCAGAGGTTCGCGGTGCTGCCGGCGTCCGGCACACCCACGAGGCGGTAGTCGATGTTGCGTTCCTGCGCAGTCGTGCGGAAATGGCGGATCACGTCAAGCACGTCCGGGTCCAGGCGGCGCGTGTGGCGCGCGTCGAGCTCAAGGCGCGAACCGGCCGGCACGCGGTCCAGCTCCTGCTGCAGCGCGGACTTGTGCAGGAAGTTCACGTTGCCGTGCAGTTG
This is a stretch of genomic DNA from Gemmatimonadaceae bacterium. It encodes these proteins:
- a CDS encoding carbonic anhydrase, which codes for MESFKALLDNNRKWAAEMVAEDPEFFKRTEGSQQPTFLIVGCSDSRVPLEKMTGAQPGEIFVHRNIGNQVWSTDINILSVLTYAVHVLDVPHVVVCGHTNCGALKAALGPETNGLVDHWLSDVRNTIRWHRDELDPITDPSEKVSKLSDLNVLQQLGILSRTPVIRDAWARGKRPMLHGWVYDIATGLIHTVVDGIDSDEKAKQVLPTN